A region of the Pseudomonas sp. J452 genome:
AGGAACTGTTCGGCCTGGCCGCCACGCCGCGTATCGCCGCTGGCCGCCTGGGGCTCAAGCTGCACCTGCTGTCGCCGGCGCGGCGCCCGGTGCAGGTGACCCAGGACCTGGCCAGCTTCTGGGCCAATACCTACCTGGAAGTGAAGAAGGATCTCAAGGGCCGTTATCCCAAGCTATTCCATAAGTTGGATCCTTGGGTTGAATCACTTAACAAAATCAATATTGACAAGTAGCGATTGAAAGCTGGCGCATAACATATAGGATTGACTGATTCATCAGGGGGGGCGAATGTCCTACACCAATCCGCGTCACGAAGGTCGTCTGATTCTCATCCCGAATTTGCGGGATCCCTTCGCCATCCTGCACGTCAGTGAAGCGCCTCGCGGCTCTATTGAGTCAGCGCTTGAGGGGGCTGAATCCAACCTGCTTTATAGATGCGATGAAGTCGGTTCAGGGAATGACCGTGACCTGTTCAATTTTCCATTTTTGTTTAGTGCCAATGGCGACCCTTGGCACGAAGCGAACGACTACTTGCTGAGCCTCATGCGTGATAGGGCCCCGGCAAGTCGACGCACTGATGACGTTCGGCGCCGTGCCAGCAAACTGCTTGATTACCTCTTGTTCTGTGAGGATAACAATCTGGATTGGCTCGACTTTTCCGGTGCCCGTCCTCCGCTTCGTCCGACCTACAAATACTTCTATCACCTGATTAACGAAGGTAGTCGCAGTAATCAGGTCATCAATCAATATACCGCTGCTGTCTTTCACTTTTATAAGTACGTTTCCGGGCATTGGCATAACCTCGACATAAAGCGTGTCGATACGATCAAGCAAGTGCGGTTTATCGTGCAGAGCCCAAAAGGCGCGAAAGTCATCGATGCTGAAAAGCGCAGCCAAACGCGGCGCACGCCGCCTACAAGCTCCGTGCCGTTGGGATTCGTGCGTGAAGATGGCGAGGATCTTCGACCGCTTTCCAATCTTGAGTTAGGCGCGCTTTGGGACACCATTTGCAACGAAGAAAAATGGTCAACGATTGAGCGGCTAATTCTACTCACTTCGCTGATGACTGGTGCGCGTAAGCAAAGCGTCTTGACCATCCGCTTGAAGCACTTGAAAGGGTTTATAAAGGACAAACTAGCGCCGGAAGGCGCCTATAAATTGCATGCTGGTCCGGGCACTGGCGTTGATACTAAGAATAACAAAGCGCAAACACTATATTTTCCTAAGCAGCTTGCGGAGGAGCTGATCACGCTCGCCAACAGCCCAATGATGAAGAAACGGCGGGAAAAGTTTCGTGCTCAGTTAGAGGCCAATCATCCCGGCTTATCTATGAGCGAGGAGGATATGTACTTGTTTCTCTCCGATCAGGGCAACTGTTATTACATGGCCGCAAATGACCCGCGCTATGCGATTGTAAAGTCGACGCAGACAGGCCAGGTCACGGAAACGATAAAACACAAGTTGATTAAAAAAGCCTCCCGCCCCTTCCCGAAAGACTTTTCATATCACTGGCTGCGAGCGACCTTTGCCTATCAGCTCTACCAACGCTTGCAGCCATTGGTTCAAGAAGGAATATTGAAGCCGGGTGAAGATGTTGGCTTTATTCAGAATCGCATGCACCACGAGTCCAGGGAAACGACTGAAAACTATCTAAAGCTATTTAAGATGACACACGAAAAGGTCATCGCCCAAGAGATGTGGGAGAGAAGGCTGTTCAACGGTGGTTACGAAGTACTGAAGTTTGAGGTGCAAGATGAATAGTCGACGGCATTTGGAGCACCGTGCCAATACGCAAATTATTCCTCTGAGTGATGTCACCCAGGAGTTTTCCGAGCCAGAGCGTTTGCGCCTGCAACTGTCTGCGACGGTGATAAATAAGCCGATAGACATTGGCAGTTGGGCGTATTTCAATCGGGGTAAGAATGAAAGCGTCAATGATGATCGCGGTACTCCTGTGGTGGTGGAATCGTTTGTCGAAAGTCGCCGCGAATTAATTTTAAGGGTTCTGGCATCCTTTGTCGGACTACGTCATGCGTCTGTAAACACTCAAATCAAACAGATCGAATACTTCATAGACTGGCTAAACCTAAATGGCTACAGGGAAGTATTTGTCGGTGAAGCTGATGCCCAGCGAGCATATCGAGACTATACCGCGCATCTGAATCATCAAATAGCCCATCGGAAGTTGAAGCCCATCACGACTGCCGCTTATCAAGATATGGCAGCCAAGGTTATTGAGCTGCTTTATCCAGAGATCGGCCACCATATCCTCGCCGGTGCAGTTAGGATCACTCGAGAAAGAGGGTCTGCGGCAGCTAGTTCTGCCCATGTTGATTTGTACCGGGACGTTTGTTTGGCCGTCGCCCAGCAATGCAGCGATTTTGTTCTGAGCAACAAGCCATATCCATGGGTCGTGAAGATCAGGGAGTATGAGGTTGTTGTGTTCCCATCCAATTCCGGTGTGGTTGGCCCATTCAAGGAGTCTCCGCCTCCATATAATGCGGCTGAGCGACGCATTGCGACGGTCGAAGAATACTGCGCGACCTGTGACAGATTGGGTCGGAAATGGCGCAACAAATCTGAGGTGGCGCGTAATATAGAAAGCGCACGGGCTAGTTTGCAGGCGGCTAACGAAGATGAGCGTCACTGGCACCGCTTTTATGTGGCGGGCCTTGCCGCGAAAGCCTATGCGTGTCTTTTCCTGATGATTACAGCGGCCACGCCGACCGAGTTTGCGCAGTTTAGTTATGCAGACAGTCTCGAAGTTGAGGCGTCACCAATCAAGAAAGAGTTGTCGGCTGTAAAGTTTCGGGCTGGTGGGAAGTCGACACTTTATAACATTGGGCGGGACACTGGTTTGCCGCTATTGAGGCAATACCTCAAACTCCGCGAGTGGATTCTAAATGGCGTTGCACATGAGCGTTTGTTCTTTTCGATGCCTGAGCTTAGTCTGTCGAGAAATAGGAGAAACGTCTTTGGCGAACTAAATGTGTCGGGTGTCATCCGTAAACTCCATGACGTTATCAGCGGCACCTTTCTCGACCCAGAGGTGCCGAGACTTACGCCACGCAAAATGCGCAAGCACAAGAGCAATGGAATGCACTCGGCTCGCATGTCGCCGTCCACGGTAGCGGCATCCTTGAATCACACTCAGGCGGTGA
Encoded here:
- a CDS encoding site-specific integrase, with translation MSYTNPRHEGRLILIPNLRDPFAILHVSEAPRGSIESALEGAESNLLYRCDEVGSGNDRDLFNFPFLFSANGDPWHEANDYLLSLMRDRAPASRRTDDVRRRASKLLDYLLFCEDNNLDWLDFSGARPPLRPTYKYFYHLINEGSRSNQVINQYTAAVFHFYKYVSGHWHNLDIKRVDTIKQVRFIVQSPKGAKVIDAEKRSQTRRTPPTSSVPLGFVREDGEDLRPLSNLELGALWDTICNEEKWSTIERLILLTSLMTGARKQSVLTIRLKHLKGFIKDKLAPEGAYKLHAGPGTGVDTKNNKAQTLYFPKQLAEELITLANSPMMKKRREKFRAQLEANHPGLSMSEEDMYLFLSDQGNCYYMAANDPRYAIVKSTQTGQVTETIKHKLIKKASRPFPKDFSYHWLRATFAYQLYQRLQPLVQEGILKPGEDVGFIQNRMHHESRETTENYLKLFKMTHEKVIAQEMWERRLFNGGYEVLKFEVQDE